In Toxotes jaculatrix isolate fToxJac2 chromosome 11, fToxJac2.pri, whole genome shotgun sequence, a single genomic region encodes these proteins:
- the LOC121189439 gene encoding SLC35A4 upstream open reading frame protein-like: MADDKNTLGQLKDLVELKDQLEDIQRRVEGEIQAGVPPGGSLLASPFLKGFLAGYIVARLRSSALLGVAVGTCTGIYAAQNYTVPDIENTIKDYINNLKGGRK; the protein is encoded by the exons ATGGCAGACGACAAG AATACTCTGGGCCAGCTCAAGGACCTGGTGGAGCTGAAGGACCAGCTGGAGGACATTCAGAGACGGGTGGAGGGTGAGATACAGGCTGGAGTTCCTCCA GGAGGCAGTCTGCTTGCTTCTCCTTTCCTGAAGGGTTTTCTGGCCGGGTACATTGTTGCTAGGCTACGCTCTTCAGCATTGCTGGGTGTTGCCGTAGGAACGTGCACAGGAATCTATGCAGCACAAAATTATACTGTTCCCGACATTGAAAACACCATCAAAGACTACATAAACAACCTGAAAGGAGGTCGCAaatga